Proteins from a genomic interval of Burkholderia cepacia GG4:
- the hscA gene encoding Fe-S protein assembly chaperone HscA, which yields MALLQISEPGMAPAPHQRRLAVGIDLGTTNSLVAAVRNSVPEVLPDEAGRALLPSVVRYLEKGGRRIGHEAKDQAATDPRNTIVSVKRFMGRGKAEVEGAANAPYEFVDAPGMVQIRTIDGVKSPVEVSAEILATLRYRAEDTLGDELVGAVITVPAYFDDAQRQATKDAARLAGLNVLRLLNEPTAAAIAYGLDNAAEGLYAVYDLGGGTFDLSILKLTKGVFEVLAAGGDSALGGDDFDHALFGHVLAQAGIDAKALAPEDVRLLLDRVRVLKEALSSAPQASLDVMLSNGAHLVQTISHDTFESLVEPLVQRTLTPTRKALRDAQVSPADIKGVVLVGGATRMPVIREAVAKHFGQPPLVNLDPDQVVALGAAIQADLLAGNRGSGDDWLLLDVIPLSLGVETMGGLVEKIIPRNSTIPIARAQEFTTFKDGQTAMAIHVVQGERELVADCRSLARFELRGIPPMTAGAARIRVTYQVDADGLLSVFAREQHSGVEASVVVKPSYGLADDDIAKMLEDSFKTAEIDMRARALREAQVEAERMIEATQAALAADGELLDDAERTQVDALVAALRTIARGDDTDAIEAATKTLADGTDEFAARRMDKSIKRALAGRRLDEI from the coding sequence ATGGCTTTACTGCAAATTTCCGAACCGGGCATGGCGCCGGCGCCGCACCAGCGGCGACTCGCTGTCGGGATCGATCTCGGCACGACGAACTCGCTCGTCGCGGCGGTGCGCAACAGCGTGCCCGAAGTGCTGCCGGACGAAGCGGGCCGTGCGCTGCTGCCGTCGGTGGTCCGTTATCTCGAGAAGGGCGGCCGCCGCATCGGCCACGAGGCCAAGGATCAGGCGGCGACCGATCCGCGCAACACGATCGTGTCGGTCAAGCGCTTCATGGGCCGCGGCAAGGCCGAGGTCGAAGGCGCGGCGAACGCGCCGTACGAATTCGTCGACGCGCCGGGTATGGTGCAGATCCGCACGATCGACGGCGTGAAGAGCCCGGTCGAAGTCTCGGCCGAGATTCTCGCGACGCTGCGTTACCGCGCGGAAGACACGCTCGGCGACGAACTGGTCGGCGCGGTGATCACGGTGCCCGCGTATTTCGACGATGCGCAGCGCCAGGCGACCAAGGACGCCGCGCGTCTCGCGGGCCTCAACGTGCTGCGCCTGCTGAACGAACCGACTGCGGCGGCGATCGCCTACGGTCTCGACAACGCTGCCGAAGGCCTCTACGCGGTGTACGACCTCGGCGGCGGCACGTTCGACCTGTCGATCCTGAAGCTGACGAAGGGCGTGTTCGAAGTGCTGGCTGCGGGTGGCGATTCCGCGCTCGGCGGCGACGATTTCGACCACGCGCTGTTCGGCCACGTGCTCGCGCAGGCCGGCATCGACGCGAAGGCGCTCGCGCCCGAGGATGTGCGCCTGCTGCTCGACCGCGTGCGGGTGCTGAAGGAAGCGCTGTCGTCCGCGCCCCAGGCGTCGCTCGACGTGATGCTGTCGAACGGTGCGCATCTCGTACAGACGATCTCGCACGACACGTTCGAGTCGCTCGTCGAGCCGCTCGTGCAGCGCACGCTGACGCCGACCCGCAAGGCATTGCGCGACGCGCAGGTGAGCCCGGCCGACATCAAGGGGGTCGTGCTCGTCGGCGGCGCGACGCGCATGCCGGTGATCCGCGAGGCGGTCGCGAAGCATTTCGGCCAGCCGCCGCTCGTCAATCTCGATCCGGATCAGGTCGTCGCGCTCGGCGCGGCGATTCAGGCCGACCTGCTCGCGGGCAATCGCGGCAGCGGCGACGACTGGCTGCTGCTCGACGTGATTCCGCTGTCGCTCGGCGTCGAGACGATGGGCGGCCTGGTCGAGAAGATCATTCCGCGCAACTCGACGATTCCGATCGCGCGTGCGCAGGAATTCACGACCTTCAAGGACGGCCAGACCGCGATGGCGATCCACGTCGTGCAGGGCGAGCGCGAGCTCGTTGCCGACTGCCGGTCGCTTGCACGCTTCGAGTTGCGCGGCATCCCGCCGATGACGGCGGGTGCGGCGCGGATCCGCGTGACCTATCAGGTCGATGCGGACGGGCTGTTGTCGGTGTTCGCACGTGAGCAGCATTCGGGCGTCGAGGCATCGGTCGTCGTGAAGCCGTCGTACGGCCTGGCCGACGACGACATCGCGAAGATGCTCGAGGACAGCTTCAAGACCGCCGAGATCGACATGCGGGCACGCGCGCTGCGCGAAGCGCAGGTCGAGGCCGAACGGATGATCGAGGCGACGCAGGCGGCGCTGGCGGCCGACGGCGAATTGCTCGATGACGCCGAGCGCACGCAGGTCGACGCGCTCGTCGCGGCGCTGCGCACGATCGCACGGGGCGACGACACGGACGCGATCGAAGCCGCGACCAAGACGCTGGCCGACGGCACCGACGAATTCGCAGCGCGCCGGATGGACAAGAGCATCAAGCGCGCGCTGGCGGGCCGGCGGCTCGACGAGATCTGA
- the fdx gene encoding ISC system 2Fe-2S type ferredoxin, whose translation MPQLVVLPHVELCPDGAVIDATPGKSICDNLLDHGIEIEHACEKSCACTTCHVVIREGFNDLEPSEEDEDDLLDKAWGLEPTSRLSCQAIVTEESDLVVEIPKYSINHAKENH comes from the coding sequence ATGCCTCAACTGGTGGTGCTGCCTCACGTCGAACTGTGCCCGGACGGCGCAGTGATCGACGCGACGCCCGGCAAGAGTATTTGCGACAACCTGCTCGACCACGGGATCGAAATCGAGCATGCATGCGAGAAGTCGTGCGCATGCACGACCTGCCACGTGGTGATCCGCGAGGGCTTCAACGATCTCGAGCCGTCCGAGGAGGACGAGGACGACCTGCTCGACAAGGCGTGGGGCCTCGAGCCGACGTCTCGCCTGTCGTGCCAGGCAATCGTGACGGAAGAGTCGGACCTGGTGGTCGAGATCCCGAAGTACTCGATCAACCACGCGAAGGAAAATCACTGA
- the iscX gene encoding Fe-S cluster assembly protein IscX, whose protein sequence is MKWTDSREIAIALADKHPDVDPQRINFVDLRQWVLELDGFTDDPGHSGEKILEAIQAHWIDESDFDDED, encoded by the coding sequence ATGAAATGGACCGATTCGCGCGAAATCGCCATCGCGCTGGCAGACAAGCATCCGGACGTCGATCCGCAGCGGATCAATTTCGTCGACCTGCGCCAGTGGGTCCTCGAGCTCGACGGCTTCACCGACGATCCTGGCCACTCGGGCGAGAAGATCCTCGAAGCGATCCAGGCCCACTGGATCGACGAATCCGACTTCGACGACGAGGACTGA
- a CDS encoding glycine zipper 2TM domain-containing protein yields the protein MDNQNQTTPQKQRLHPLIATAAGAVIVASLAATAAITGIFPKASSNNAQNGQTQAALIASQPAVDTAAAASAALAAQAQQQAAEQAAQQNAAAEKAAAEKAAAEKAAAAQAEPKPAPRPAATHHRHPPAPQPPQYAQQPSAPAQPTYCQTCGTVVGITQTRTPGQSSGIGAVGGAAAGGLLGNQFGHGNGRTAMTIIGALGGGLAGNQVEKQVRAETDYQVQVQMESGATRTFTYHNPPPFGQGQRVRVENGTLVGS from the coding sequence ATGGACAACCAGAATCAGACCACGCCGCAAAAGCAACGCCTCCACCCGCTCATCGCGACCGCAGCAGGCGCCGTCATCGTCGCCAGCCTCGCGGCGACAGCCGCGATCACGGGCATTTTCCCGAAGGCAAGCAGCAACAACGCGCAGAACGGCCAGACCCAGGCCGCGCTGATTGCGTCTCAGCCGGCCGTCGACACGGCCGCCGCGGCCAGCGCCGCGCTTGCCGCGCAGGCGCAGCAGCAGGCGGCCGAACAGGCCGCGCAGCAGAACGCTGCTGCCGAGAAGGCGGCGGCTGAGAAGGCAGCGGCTGAGAAGGCAGCTGCCGCACAAGCCGAACCGAAGCCCGCGCCGCGCCCGGCGGCAACGCACCACCGCCATCCGCCGGCACCGCAGCCGCCGCAATATGCGCAGCAGCCGTCCGCCCCCGCGCAGCCGACCTATTGCCAGACCTGCGGCACGGTCGTCGGGATTACGCAGACTCGCACGCCGGGCCAGAGCTCGGGGATCGGCGCGGTCGGCGGCGCAGCGGCCGGCGGCCTGCTCGGCAACCAGTTCGGTCACGGCAACGGCCGCACCGCGATGACGATCATCGGCGCGCTCGGCGGCGGTCTGGCCGGCAACCAGGTCGAGAAGCAGGTGCGTGCGGAAACGGACTACCAGGTGCAGGTACAGATGGAAAGCGGCGCGACGCGCACGTTCACGTACCACAACCCGCCGCCGTTCGGCCAGGGTCAGCGCGTCCGTGTCGAGAACGGCACGCTGGTCGGCTCGTAA
- the lysS gene encoding lysine--tRNA ligase, which translates to MTEPTQTQPAVAADENQIIAERREKLRALREQGIAYPNDFRPTHHAADLQVKFADSDKAALEANPVEVSVAGRMMLKRVMGKASFATVQDGSGQIQFFVTPNDVGAETYDAFKKWDLGDIVAARGVLFRTNKGELSVQCKELRLLSKALRPLPDKFHGLADQEMRYRQRYVDLIVTPETRDTFRARTKTIASIRKFMDNAEFMEVETPMLHPIPGGAAAKPFVTHHNALDMQMFLRIAPELYLKRLIVGGFERVFEINRNFRNEGVSPRHNPEFTMMEFYAAYTDYRWLMDFTEQLIRQAAIDALGTATIQYQGRELDLAKPFHRLTITQAIQKYAPQYTDGQLSDDAFLRSELKRLGVDVSQPAFLNAGIGALQLALFEETAESQLWEPTYIIDYPVEVSPLARASDTVPGITERFELFMTGREIANGFSELNDPEDQAARFKKQVEQKDAGDEEAMFFDADYIRALEHGMPPTGGCGIGIDRLVMLLTDSPTIRDVLLFPHLRRED; encoded by the coding sequence ATGACCGAACCGACCCAAACGCAGCCCGCCGTCGCGGCGGACGAAAACCAGATCATCGCCGAGCGCCGCGAGAAGCTGCGCGCCTTGCGCGAGCAAGGCATCGCCTATCCGAACGATTTCCGGCCGACGCATCACGCCGCCGATCTCCAGGTGAAATTCGCCGACTCGGACAAGGCCGCGCTCGAAGCGAACCCGGTCGAGGTGTCGGTCGCCGGCCGCATGATGCTCAAGCGCGTGATGGGCAAGGCGAGCTTCGCGACGGTGCAGGACGGCTCGGGCCAGATCCAGTTCTTCGTGACGCCGAACGACGTCGGCGCGGAAACCTACGACGCATTCAAGAAGTGGGACCTCGGCGACATCGTCGCCGCCCGCGGCGTGCTGTTCCGCACCAACAAGGGCGAGCTGTCGGTCCAGTGCAAGGAGTTGCGCCTGCTGTCGAAGGCGCTGCGTCCGCTGCCGGACAAGTTCCACGGCCTCGCTGACCAGGAAATGCGCTATCGCCAGCGCTACGTCGACCTGATCGTCACGCCGGAAACACGCGACACGTTCCGCGCGCGCACCAAGACCATCGCGTCGATCCGCAAGTTCATGGACAACGCCGAGTTCATGGAAGTCGAAACGCCGATGCTGCACCCGATCCCGGGCGGCGCCGCGGCCAAGCCGTTCGTCACGCATCACAACGCGCTCGACATGCAGATGTTCCTGCGCATCGCGCCGGAGCTGTACCTGAAGCGCCTGATCGTCGGCGGTTTCGAACGCGTGTTCGAGATCAACCGCAACTTCCGGAATGAAGGCGTGTCGCCGCGCCACAACCCGGAATTCACGATGATGGAGTTCTACGCCGCGTACACCGATTACCGCTGGCTGATGGATTTCACCGAACAGCTGATCCGCCAGGCGGCGATCGATGCGCTCGGCACCGCGACGATCCAGTACCAGGGCCGTGAGCTCGATCTCGCGAAGCCGTTCCACCGCCTGACGATCACGCAGGCGATCCAGAAGTACGCGCCGCAGTACACCGACGGCCAGCTGTCGGACGACGCATTCCTGCGCAGCGAACTGAAGCGCCTCGGCGTCGACGTGTCGCAGCCGGCCTTCCTGAACGCCGGCATCGGCGCGCTGCAACTCGCGCTGTTCGAGGAAACCGCCGAATCGCAGCTGTGGGAGCCGACCTACATCATCGACTACCCGGTGGAAGTGTCGCCGCTCGCACGCGCATCGGATACGGTGCCGGGCATCACCGAGCGTTTCGAGCTGTTCATGACGGGCCGCGAAATCGCGAACGGCTTCTCCGAGCTAAACGATCCGGAAGACCAGGCCGCCCGCTTCAAGAAGCAGGTCGAGCAAAAGGACGCCGGCGACGAGGAAGCCATGTTCTTCGACGCCGACTATATCCGCGCGCTCGAGCACGGGATGCCGCCGACGGGCGGTTGCGGGATCGGTATCGACCGTCTCGTGATGCTGCTGACCGACAGCCCGACGATCCGCGACGTGCTGCTGTTCCCGCACCTGCGCCGCGAAGACTGA
- the prfB gene encoding peptide chain release factor 2 (programmed frameshift) — MEAERLNAIESSLLDLRNRAGELRGYLDYDAKAARLTEVNKELEDPNVWNDSKNAQALGREKKLLEGVVMTLTALDSDLRDALDLFELAREEGDEDTLVASEDDAAKLEARVGDIEFRRMFSNPADPNNCFIDIQAGAGGTEACDWASMLLRQYLRYCERKGFKAEVLEESDGDVAGIKNATVKVSGEYAYGFLRTETGIHRLVRKSPFDSSGGRHTSFSSVFVYPEIDDSIEVEINPADLRIDTYRASGAGGQHINKTDSAVRITHMPTGIVVQCQNDRSQHRNRAEAMAMLKSRLYEVEMRKRQAEQDKLESSKTDVGWGHQIRSYVLDQSRVKDLRTNVEMSNTRAVLDGDLDDFISASLKQGV, encoded by the exons ATGGAAGCGGAACGTCTCAACGCGATCGAAAGCTCCCTGCTCGACCTGCGCAACCGCGCGGGCGAGCTTCGGGGGTATCTT GACTACGACGCCAAAGCTGCGCGTCTGACCGAAGTCAACAAGGAACTCGAAGACCCGAACGTCTGGAACGATTCGAAGAACGCCCAGGCGCTCGGTCGCGAGAAGAAGCTGCTCGAAGGCGTCGTCATGACGCTCACCGCGCTCGATAGCGACCTGCGCGATGCACTCGACCTGTTCGAGCTGGCGCGCGAGGAAGGCGACGAAGACACCCTCGTCGCGTCGGAAGACGACGCCGCGAAGCTCGAGGCGCGCGTCGGCGACATCGAGTTCCGCCGGATGTTCTCGAACCCGGCCGACCCGAACAACTGCTTCATCGACATCCAGGCCGGCGCCGGCGGCACCGAGGCATGCGACTGGGCATCGATGCTGCTGCGCCAGTACCTGCGCTACTGCGAGCGCAAGGGCTTCAAGGCCGAGGTGCTGGAAGAATCCGACGGCGACGTCGCCGGCATCAAGAACGCGACGGTCAAGGTCTCGGGCGAATACGCATACGGCTTCCTGCGCACCGAAACGGGCATCCACCGCCTCGTGCGCAAGTCGCCGTTCGACTCGTCGGGCGGCCGCCACACGTCGTTCTCGTCGGTGTTCGTCTATCCGGAAATCGACGACTCGATCGAAGTCGAGATCAACCCGGCCGACCTGCGCATCGACACGTACCGCGCATCGGGCGCGGGCGGTCAGCACATCAACAAGACCGACTCCGCGGTGCGGATCACGCACATGCCGACCGGCATCGTCGTGCAGTGCCAGAACGACCGCTCGCAGCACCGCAACCGCGCCGAAGCAATGGCGATGCTGAAATCGCGCCTGTACGAAGTCGAAATGCGCAAGCGCCAGGCCGAACAGGACAAGCTCGAATCGAGCAAGACCGATGTGGGCTGGGGTCACCAGATCCGTTCTTACGTGCTCGACCAGAGCCGCGTGAAAGACCTGCGCACGAACGTCGAAATGAGCAACACGAGAGCTGTCCTCGACGGCGATCTCGACGACTTCATCAGCGCGAGCCTCAAACAGGGCGTGTAA
- the recJ gene encoding single-stranded-DNA-specific exonuclease RecJ, translating into MTRIVTRPVAPADAEALARHGLHPVLARLYASRGVQSPTDIETALARLVPPTELKGCADAASLLADAIADKRRLLVVADYDCDGATACAVAVRGLRMFGAQIDYLVPNRFEYGYGLTPEIVELAAARKPDLLITVDNGIASVAGVEAANARGIDVLVTDHHLPGDALPAARAIVNPNQPGCAFPSKHIAGVGVMFYVLLALRAELRRRGAFASKEAEPRLDGLLDLVALGTVADVVRLDGNNRVLVAQGLQRIRNGRMQPGIAALFRAAGREARTASGFDLGFGLGPRLNAAGRLSDMSLGIECLITDDIGRAWDLAQQLDVMNRERREIEAGMQQQALADLADVDPADGCTITLFNPEWHQGVIGIVAGRLKEKFHRPSFTFAHADEAGTRVKGSGRSIPGFHLRDALDLVSKREPDLIVAFGGHAMAAGLTLDTDNVPRFAAAFEAVAREWLSDDALARVIETDGELEEAYFTPQFVGLLDEAVWGQGFPAPLFSGEFDVVSQSLVKEKHLKLQLARGRQRFNAIWFNHTEPLPASALIAYRLVADTWNGVTRVQLIVEHAAG; encoded by the coding sequence ATGACCCGGATCGTTACCCGCCCCGTCGCGCCCGCCGACGCCGAAGCGCTCGCGCGCCACGGCCTGCATCCCGTTCTCGCGCGCCTGTACGCGTCGCGCGGCGTGCAGTCCCCGACCGACATCGAGACCGCGCTCGCGCGCCTCGTCCCACCCACCGAACTGAAAGGCTGTGCGGACGCCGCGTCGCTGCTCGCCGACGCGATCGCCGACAAGCGGCGCCTGCTGGTCGTCGCCGACTACGACTGCGACGGCGCGACCGCCTGTGCGGTCGCGGTGCGCGGCCTGCGGATGTTCGGCGCGCAGATCGACTACCTGGTGCCGAACCGCTTCGAATACGGCTATGGCCTCACGCCCGAGATCGTCGAGCTCGCGGCCGCACGCAAGCCCGACCTGCTGATCACCGTCGACAACGGGATCGCCAGCGTCGCGGGCGTCGAAGCCGCGAATGCGCGCGGCATCGACGTGCTCGTGACCGATCACCACCTGCCCGGCGACGCGCTGCCCGCCGCGCGTGCGATCGTCAACCCGAACCAGCCCGGCTGCGCATTCCCGAGCAAGCACATCGCCGGCGTCGGCGTGATGTTCTACGTGCTGCTCGCGCTGCGCGCCGAGTTGCGCCGCCGCGGCGCGTTCGCGAGCAAGGAGGCCGAACCGCGCCTCGACGGGCTGCTCGACCTCGTCGCGCTCGGCACCGTCGCCGACGTGGTGCGGCTCGACGGCAACAACCGCGTACTCGTCGCGCAGGGGCTGCAACGCATCCGCAACGGCCGCATGCAACCGGGCATCGCCGCGCTGTTTCGCGCCGCGGGCCGCGAGGCGCGTACCGCGTCGGGCTTCGACCTCGGTTTCGGCCTCGGCCCGCGCCTGAACGCCGCCGGGCGGCTCTCCGACATGTCGCTCGGCATCGAATGCCTGATCACCGACGACATCGGCCGCGCATGGGACCTCGCGCAGCAGCTCGACGTGATGAACCGCGAGCGCCGCGAGATCGAGGCCGGCATGCAGCAACAGGCGCTCGCCGACCTCGCCGACGTCGATCCGGCCGACGGATGCACGATCACGCTGTTCAATCCCGAGTGGCACCAGGGCGTGATCGGCATCGTCGCCGGGCGGCTCAAGGAGAAATTCCACCGCCCGTCGTTCACGTTCGCCCACGCGGACGAAGCCGGCACGCGGGTCAAGGGCTCGGGCCGATCGATCCCCGGCTTCCACCTGCGCGATGCGCTCGATCTGGTGTCGAAGCGCGAGCCCGACCTGATCGTCGCGTTCGGCGGCCACGCGATGGCGGCCGGCCTCACGCTCGACACCGACAACGTGCCGCGCTTCGCGGCCGCGTTCGAGGCCGTTGCGCGCGAGTGGCTGTCCGACGACGCGCTGGCGCGTGTGATCGAGACCGACGGCGAACTCGAGGAAGCGTATTTCACGCCGCAGTTCGTCGGGCTGCTCGACGAAGCCGTCTGGGGCCAGGGCTTTCCGGCCCCGCTTTTCTCCGGCGAATTCGACGTCGTATCGCAGTCGCTCGTCAAGGAAAAGCACCTGAAGCTGCAACTGGCGCGCGGCCGCCAGCGCTTCAACGCGATCTGGTTCAACCACACCGAGCCGCTGCCGGCGAGCGCGCTGATCGCGTACCGCCTCGTGGCCGACACGTGGAACGGCGTGACGCGCGTCCAGCTGATCGTCGAGCACGCGGCCGGCTGA